A segment of the Paramisgurnus dabryanus chromosome 5, PD_genome_1.1, whole genome shotgun sequence genome:
TTGGGAAAACACTCGAGACAAAAGTTGGAAGGTGTGTGTCCACTTACATCTGGTGTAAAAGTAACAAAGCatttcaaaaaaagaaaaacatcataCCAACAGTAAAACATGGTGATGATCTGGGGCTGTTTTGCTGCTTCAGGACCTGGAAGACTTGCTGTGATAAATGAAACCATGAATTGTCTACCCAAAAACTCCTGAAGGACAATGTCTGGTCATCGGTTCATGACCTCAAGCTGAAGCAAACTTGGGTTCTGCAGCAGGACtatgatccaaaacacaccaacAAGTCCACAactgaatggctgaagaaaaactAAATGAAATCTTTGGAGTGGCCTAATCAAAATCCTGACCTCAATCCTGTGGCATCACCTTAAAAAGGCTCGAAAACCCCCCAATGTGGCTGAATTACAACAATTCGGCAAAGATAAGTGGACCAAAATTCTTCCACAGCGCTGTAACAGACTCATTGCAAGTTATCACAAAACGCTTGATTGCAGTTGTTGCTGCTAAGGGTGGCCCAACCAGTTATAAGTTTAGGGTGCAAGCACTATTCCACACAGGGCCATGTGGGattggattttgttttcccttcataataaaatcctttatttataaactgcatgttgtgtttagttgtgttatctttgattaatatttaaatgtgttttatgatctgcaacattaaaatgtgacaaacatgcaaaaaaataaagccGAACCCAAATTTTTAACAAGAACTAATAATTAATCTTTTGTATTATTGTTATCTTTCctatgtgttttatgttattattaaaacaaataatcTCCGCAGAGGAAGGTGAGGTGTTTGTTTGGGGTTTCGGAATTCTGGGAAAAGGACCAAATCTTTCCGAGTCCGCTGTCCCAGAACAAGTGCCGGCCACATTGTTTGGGAGGACAGAATTTAACCCTACAGTAAAGGTCTCATCCATCCGTTGTGGGCTTAATCACTTTGCGGCCATTACAGGTAAACTTCAATCTAAAAATAGCTTTTGCTAATGAttaaaacatgatttttttgtaaataagtaaataactCTTCCAGCAGTTTAGTCTTTTACAAACACCTGTTAAAAATGATTGCGCAAGCAATTTGGTATCAAATAGTTTCTGTTTCTGGCCATCGTCCATGTAAATAGAGGGCCGAGTTATTTTCTGCGTGGATATTGCTTTCAGAGCGTGGTGAGCTGTTTGTTTGGGGTAAGAATGTAAGAGGGTGTCTTGGCATCGGAAAACATGATGACCAGTATTTTCCATGGAGGGTAAGAAGCCAACAACACTGCATTGTATTTAACACAGAATAGTTTATGCGGTCTTACTGATAAATCGCACGGCACGCTAACGTCTTGTCATACGTTTAGGTGACGGTCCCGGGCCACGTGACGGATGTCGCCTGTGGTGTTGACCACATGGTTGCACTGGTTAAATCGATCGTATGAGTAACCAGTCCTCTATTGCACATCTCAGTGACTTGTCAGCATGCCAGATTTTCTGTTTCTTCAGAACGCCTGGACATCTGGGTTCTCAGAAAAGAGTCTTGATTTGTCACACTGCAACAAGCGAGCTGAGTGTGTTTAAGGTAACATGGAAATTGGACACCTTGGCTCCTCGGAAATATACTTCATACAGAGAACAGGAAATTCTCTGAAGTATTTTTAATGGATGTCCATCTACGGTAACCAATGATGATGTTATCAGTTGAAGCTTTTTGTTGATTTTCAATAGGCTAGATGAAAATCTCATCTCAAAACTATTCTGAGAGATGTTTAAAGTGCCCATGTGgtgaaaattaatttttttctgttgtttatatgtaaatgtggtgtttttaatatgctttaagatAAAACATTTGCAAATTCATCATTGCCGTATTTTCTCCATAAAGCAGTTTTCTCAAAACCATGGTTTGAAATTGACTAAGTTTCCTACGTCACAAGTATACATCACTAATCACTCAGTAGATCAAGCAGCCGAGCCATAGACGTATATGAATGCATAGACTCTCTGCTATAATGCTCACATTTGCAGTGTGAATGCTGCAACCTGTTGACATCAGCGGCAAAATAAATGTGCTGCAAAAGCGCAACTTTGCGTTGTGAATGCGTTATGTCCAGAATTTCCGAGTGTGGAATCTATGTACATGTATATCTATAGTCTGAGGTGTGATGAGAAGAGGCATAGACTGGAGTGTGTACGCCTGTGGCCAGCATATGTTTTCAATGGTTTCCAAAGGaagcactttttaaaaatgccaCCAGGAGGTGGCTTTTGTCCCCACAGTTCAAAAATGTCCAGCTTTGGGTGAAACGCTCAGCTCGTCgatgtcacttttcactcaaccatccaatcacagtggaggaggggcaggacaaatatcacaacaaccaactggTGTATTGTACTCAGTAGATCAGTTGCGCGCGCaacttaactttaaaaaaattctgcacatgaactttattaaattttttgctccatgtccccttaggggctccgtagaaTGGGACCCTgctctaaattaaaaaaattatttacacttctaGTAAAATTTTTCTAAAAAATAGTTTTGGTACtttaaggtagttgttatcacactgatatatgtttaattattcatttttgtgataagcttaattttagctagtaatttgatgctatagaaacaggATGTGTTGTTATGATTACTGTGGTTGAATTGGGTGCGCAAGCTTCTGGGCGGATACCGCGGCTCCTTTTGCACATGCTttggctccaaactgatgtttttacgtaacatggcggtgACCATGGTTGGATATTTTtagcttcaattcattacaatggaaggaGGTGAcgttgcgtttttttttttcagtctatggtacgcacgctttataaatgaggccccatgGTTGGTTTTGTGCTAATCGGACACAACTACGGCTTGTGAGCAAGTCTACAACAGtttgtaattaaaaaaaaaattcagttctGGACATTGAaggattttttttcaaatgaacTGCTCTCTAGGATCCCCGTTACAATAAAACAAgcttttacaaaaatgtatttgtagcaactttcattgcttttaatagattttttaattCACAATTGATTATccaatggtttaaaaatgctttaaagccacttaaaataaaattcCTTCAGAATCAAGTACATGTTTCGTTTTAAACTGCGTTTCTAATCACAAGATTATATACCAGTTTTAAAGCAACATACATACACGCATACCTCATTCTGAGGGAAACACTTCACCCACCATTGTTGTGCAAGTTTAACGGGATATAAAACAAACCTTGAATGTCTAAACTACTAATCAATGCAAATTCTTCAAATGTATTAAATCATTTCTATTGGTGGTTAAATCAAAGGATTTAGATTATATCCCAATCATTTTCTAAATCACAGATATGTGAAATAATCGATGGCACATGATGTAGCAGTCACATGGTGTAAACCCCCTCTGTACTCTTAGAGACAGTGGGCAAAAAGCGTAATTGAAATCCAAACCTAAACACAAACAAAGCTGAAAAATATACGGTTTTCACATCTTTAATTGTCAGAAGAAAAGGTAACCccctgtttttaattttttaacacTGATAAATACATGTTTCTGCAAATTTCTGCTTCAGAGCTGACAGAAGAAAAGCTTGTGGATAAagacatccatccatccatgtgtAAAGAACAAGTGAATCTCTTCTAAAAGACACTCCTTCATGGAGACAAATACTCATCCCCGGTATTTCACATCAAAATAGTTAAGATCTTCAAGATAGACCTTTCATAAAGTGCAGACGAGGGGAGCTTGAAGGCCTAAACTAACGCCAGTGTCTGTGACACGTGACCTTAACAAACATTCAACAAACGGTAGTGTGTTTCCTCAGTGGATAAAGAGactaatacaaaaaaaaagtaGTGGCAAAGACGGACGCAACCAAAACGTGGGTGGGGAAAAAGAGGCGTTTAAAAACATAGTATACAGTAAACTGCACAATTTGTGGATTTCGTGCGAATAACCTGAACTTATGCACGGTTTCACCTCACCTGTATCTACCAGTATCTAGCCAATTCTGCCATAACGATTGATTGTACGTTGAATGCGAAAACAACAACTAATTCATTAGCATTGAAGTGTGACTGTAGGATTTAGGTAAGGGGGAAATGAACAAAGCTTCCAAAGAAAcatggaaaaaagggagaataAAAAGGGTCTTTCACGAACCGAACTTGTGACTCGACAATATTGCTGGAGCGTTTCAATAAAAACTCTGTACCATCACCTTTAAATTGCACCcaggaaaaaaacacatttaggcAAGGAGTCCGTTTAGGCCGTCGGTCTTGGCACTGCGAGGGAAAACAGGAAGGAGGaaagaaaaacaataaatctCGATAAACAGTTGAGTACATTCTTTGTCCTTCACAAGAAGGACCTGCCACTAATACGTAATGGTTATTCGCAACGTCTTAGGAATCAGATTCTGAAGTCCAGGCTTAAGCGGGCAGTGTTGCCATGGAAAAATGGTTCACGGAGGGAGGGGTCGGATGAGAGGAAAAAAGCGCAGAGGAAAAGCACTGTATCAACCGTAGACGGGGATCGGGTTGAACGAGGACTGTTTTTGCAGGTAGATGCCGGAAGTGATGTCACACAATCGCTCTCGTGTCCTTCCTCTTCCGATCCTTCTCCCGTAACCGCCCACAGAAGCAGTCCTCGGGTAAGCACTTGGCACTTTTAAGAGTTCACTCGTAAAAAATCGAAACGGTCGCAGGGATGTGGGACTCCCGCCCAGAGTCTCACTGTCCTGTGCTTTCATTGGTCCTCAAGGCTCCGATCACGCTCTGGATATTTTCCTCGGGAACCTGCATGGAAATGAGACGGATGTTGTGAAACACCGCCCTGGCGAGCTATAGTTTTGACAACAAACAGTTATGTGTAAACGCTGACAGGAAACTCACCAGGGCGTGATCGAACTTGAAGGTACTGATATAATAGGCTGGAATGTCAGCGGTCGCCAGCGGTTCAGATATTTGAGCCACGATGCCACATTCATCTGTTGGAAAACAAACTCTAGGGAttataaaatcacatttaaatgGTGCATTTGACCAAATgtattaaaggagtagtccactttaaagatggggtccattgacttatCATAGTAGGACAAAAatatactatggtaagtcaatgggccccatctataaagtggactactcctttaaggtAGTAAGTATATGCAAAGGTCTCACCAATTTTATAATGTTTAGGTATTGGACTAGCTTCAGTGTAACCATGATTTTTATATATCTCAATAAAATTACATTctagaaacaaacaaacattcacaCTAAAATCTGTGGTTCAATTGTAACGCACATGTTTCCCTTAAGCCACATGATACAATAAAAATGCCTTAAAGCGATAGATTGGTGAAAaattaaaattaccccatgattaaCCAACCATCAAGCCATTCGAGATACATACGTCCATCatatttcagacaaacacattttgagttattttatatattaaatatggattacttccaagctttataacggTAGAAAACAGGGTCCACGGcccaaaaaagttaatttatccttcacagaagtaatccacatggctctaaggggttaataaaggtcttttgtgAGTAACTGATGCAAtgttgtaagaaaaatatccatattttaaactttataaaaactagcttctggtaacgACACAGTTTTGGACTCATTTGCAATGTGGCCATGGCAACAAGGGCTAACTACACTAAAACGCTCTTGTGAATCACGTGAGCCATTACCATAAGCTAATTATTatggtttataaagtttgaaatatggatatttttcttacaaaattgcatcgatTTACTGCAGAAGACTCCAAATTGTGGACCATAAAACCCTGGTGGTTCGTGAGGGAGTTTGCGGGTTCATGAGTTGTTGGAAAACAATGAattaattacaattaaattataaaatacaaataaattattttaaaataaaaaatttggatgtcatgtgaccattaccccggatttccaccgactgcagaacggctgcggatccgttgcggaacggcggtggagtcaatcggtttccattcaagtcaatgtgtgtatttccactgactgcgctccgaatccgtcacagctccggccatccgcagccctccggcacaaatacgcagagcttctatttttgacggatgccggacagctccgcagggcggagccatgactttatcgcgtgatcatacctgaatacgcgagaactcgtgtttttttttttattaaatatttgcaatacaaacacacacaaataaagtcattaatacagaaacaacaaataatagacaagaacagagccagtgggagtttcaaataaatacattaaagatagagcataaataaatgttttagcagccttcttattttttgaattttggatggatatgatgtactgctctgtctacgtgagttctcgtgttgtgatctgggctggtttgtaaaaacgtcataattcaacggaataatgggcagagacagaactaggtatcgcgcgagcttcacgtgaatttgcgagacctcatgggtcctcgtcacttcagcacgcagccgctctgcaacaaatacggatctggtgggtattgacggacggcggagtgcggagccgtaacgcagcAGAGCCGATCTGCAGctgctccgcagtcggtggaaatccggggttaaACAACACTACAATATATCATAAAACTGCCAACTCGTGCAAAATAGACAGATACGTTTTATGTACAGATAAAACCAGATGAAGAGTCCAATAAcagataataataacaacaataactatgtaaaataatgaaaaataactaataaaaaataaatgtctttgaagttaaacatgcaaatgtgctaATAAATTATTGAACATATTTACTCAAAATcttcaagtaaataatttgGGTCAAGGGGGTTCAGCTGACAACTTTCGAAACCCCCTGCCTTAGGGTTTACCCAAAACTTTGACAATTCTTCTTTATTACAAACAGTACCCAACTTCTAGTATGAACTTACCAAACCCTAAAGGCTGTCCTCCAATGCGAACCATTTTCCAAAGTTCTCCTGATGCGCTGGTAAAAAGGACATTGTTTGGAAACCTGACAAGAAAGGAAAAGCTTGTATATCATATCAAAAGTCACTAAACATTAATCTATTATTAGATCTGTCATATTTAAACTATactcataataataaacaagCTTAAAGAGTGGACAAAACCATCAAACAAAGCAAAATGGCTAAAGAATACATAATTCCTATTTACACCTGATGTAGATGTAATATCCAGTacaaatctaaagtttagttcattaaagttaaattaacttaCTTTTATAATGTCACATTTCGCGTTTAAAGCCATGCGAAAAAAGTTTTAGTATTTTCAAAAAGCGTGGCCGCGTGGTGTGTCTACATTCAAAATAACGTATTTGCACGTGCAAAAGATGTGAAATGTGAACCAACCCTAAAATGACAGTGAAGGGGAGGGGCCAAAAAAAGAGGACAGTGATGTCATCCAAAATGGAAATAAATTCCGAGATGGGTCAAGTTAGCATGAGGAACAATTCTCAGTCTTAATAACTAATTACCTATTAGATGCATCTTACTACTATGCTGGCAGTTTATTAGTACTTGTatagggataattcacccaaaaataaaaatgtcatattTACTCATTCTCAGGGGCGCCGATTTGGAGTtagggatttttttatttaggaatcatttaaatgagataaGAAATCTTTTACAATCCTGTTATGTAAAAATACACTGTgacacacaaacggttaacagctctcgttctctgcaatgagtcccgcctccgtaactcacatcgctaatatgattggattagcatttcttgagtcccgcttCTCTAACTCGCATCGCTTTATGATTGGCTCGTCTTTACTCGCTAGCATGTGATGTAGGCTGctgcattgactttgtacaACGAGCCAAAGCTCCTCAACAAGACGCGGaacaagttgtgtcacataatgattcaggGACAGTGTTTTCCCCAATACAcaacaatcccatgttaacctaaggagttgcaaacttgtgtcagTATAACTAAAgctttataaatggggtggccaAGGCTATTTAGGGGGTTCCTAATCcataaaagaaaataaccccgACATGATTGATCgctgaatactttacattactgcactgtgttcattacttgcacagatgtagacaatGTAAGGATGCATTTTAAACTTCTACTTTTTTACACTGTTAATGAAGTAAAAGAAGATTTATAAAAGCTGTTGAGGAAACACCATGATACATACACAtccttcaacactgggattctTTTTTGGGCAAAATCAAATTAAgaatcaaatatataaaataacaatgcatattcttcaatgttataaagtaaatataaaGACTTAAAcaggtactgtttattaggctctaggacataaccagttgtttattatagtacattaaatttgggatggcgagtcagatgtcactgagtaaagtgcacaacgagttgtctgttgtttaagTCTAGTAAACAGCGATAAACTGTTTTTGCAATGCGACTCTGTGGAgcaattttatttatgtccccaccaatgccagaatcaaactaCCCCCCCTGCTCactatcatgttgttacaaactagGGGTGTCCTTGACTAAgtatttacatattcgaatcagaattgtcgaatctttccatagtcgaccgatagtcaaatcatctatgtttgtgtgcatgggttggggccagaccaggtacaaattggtaacttttattttctttcacaagcagcacacataaacaactttctgataaagtgaccaaaactgtctttcaagtaataaacgaagacaaaactgacgatgcatttatatatatatttttcaggtaaaatgtaaggtaacatttgtttaattattcctcataacattttaaagccacgatctacagaacatcacacaaaaatacattttgctaactaaacctaaaaaaataacaaaggtgatcctgccttggaaactccggctacaattaagtgtttttatttaatttggagatagcgcgtcaaagcagtcatgaccaaaaaatcccgacaaatgagaaatgacaaataatttgtgattgtgactgtaaatgataaaaactaatctttatatacaattcattaaactttaatttataacaaaaaaaacactgaaattaatgattttatagacactacgcgttattatttagcacagaaatacctgcttgcttgctttgactttgatcatctctgtattaactttagatataaagaccggatgatattatttatttcaggaatctctttgctatcatttgaaagtgaacaccgaccgaccataatattaaatcacaaaagttcgtgtcaggcagaaaaaggttcggtgcagatactagtttccgtttcatcagcgaaaaaaaaaacggcttacctgttttgtagtttaacttttgacaagataaccactctgttttaaatacattttaaaaacttatactcgccgttttttaatgtttagtttgatgaactcctaaatatgagacgcagagcacctagcccgttcggctaaattacatgcgcaagcatggccagcacgcaatagcgcaacatcgacacaacgaaaagctatccaaaatttacatatttaaattagatcagaatttacgtttaaaataaatacaattttttttataaaatttggtcagaagtaacaaagtgctgaacaaatatgcaaaatgcctcaagtgcacggaaacaaaacacaagccaaatagttaaatcagataacccaaagtgatttataaataaaataaaatgtagaaattattaaaagaacgaaaggcataatataatttgccagctttgtcttttaaatgtagaaacaaagaggcaaggctttattaacatataaacctcttatggacgtgtagcccggtcacaggggttgatggatttattaacgcattttaaaaatatttattgaaagctgctacttcacatattatttgcagcattatcataatatgcagtatattaatatattgtgagaaagctgttatatgtgaaatcagataatatgtgcacccatatacggccaaaattaaatgatcctcatttcataacacatctgcgacgattcgactgtgagattggtagtcgaatcaggcttctcctatcgatgcatcgaatcttcgactattcggggtcacccctattacaaacctgtataaatttatttcttctgatgaacacaatggaagatattttaagtaatgtttgtaactattcatgagccccatgaatggtcttttttcctactatggaagtgaatgggccTCAAGAACGGTTACAACCATCCCTAAagatatcttcctttgtgttcatcaaaagaaagaaatttatacaggtttgtaacaacatgagagtgagcaattgatgacagaatttttatttttgggtgaagtatccctttaatgtctCATTCTGCATGACCTTATTCTAAAACCCCtactaaagtgttaccaccACATAAACAGGGAAATATTTACAAAGCAAACAGGGTCCACTTAAATTTGGTGTTGACATGAATTGGGTGTTAGTGGCGGGCAGTCTAAACTAACCTCCGAGTTGTCTGTTCATCCATGACCAGAGAGATGTAGCCCTCGATCAGCGAGAACGAGAAGAAGCGGATGTGCCCAGAATCCTCGCTCTGCCCCCCGGCCTCTTTTGCACTGTAATAAAGCATAGCAGGGATTCTTGTTATTATACAACCTTTATCAGAGCTAAACTCAGCTGACGCTTTTGTAAAAGATGAAATGGGAGGcaacttttatatatatatcattaCCAATAATTGTTGGCCTGATGCCACTTTGAGAAGTAAACAAGCAGAATGAAAACAAAGTCGGTAGTGCAAATACACAGCGCTCCTCTTGTTCCCCTTCTCTCCCCACCCAGAGTCCCGCTAATGCTCTCCCTACAGCGACCCATGTGTATTATCATCATTTTCTAATAGACCTGGCAGATGGCTCTCGGTTCTGGCCATATGTGAGGCTCGGCGCCGAGCTCTTACCCGCCCGAGTAGAACATGACGTCCATAAGCAGAGTGGCCACCGAGGGCAGCGTGTCGGGATCCAGACTGGTAACACAGAACATGTTACTGGGACTTGAGAGAGGGTGAATGATCGGCCGAggaactgaaaaaaaaatgcagtcaTTCAAAAACATTCAAGTTGCATATTCAACATGCTTTCTTGACagaatataaaatacattctgACATATGAGAAGGTCTAAACAGATCATTTGATTAACTAAAGTCTCAGTACTATAAATGCCCAAGATGCTCCAAGTGACAGATGGTTACCCAGTTTAGGCTTGACAAAACCATTGGTGACCCCAGTACTGTTGGCAGCAACCGTTTCGCCATTGACAACCCTCAGGAGAGTGAACTCAGCAGACAGCGTGTGCATGACCATGGGCAGATCCCTCTCTCGAACCTACAGACAGACccaacacaaacatacacatttAATACACAACACTAGAAACAAATCACGTGTTTTGAAGGCTCAAAGTgggaataaatacatttaaaccaTTTGAATTATTTGCTAATGATGCCAAACCTTGCAGATAATGCATTTGTAATATACTGTCGTATTTAAAGGAGAGGTGACAAATACCAAGAAAATTATCAGGGTGCATTACTGTGCTTTCATTCTTCTGCAGAGGGATCTCAACAACAAAGATTGTTTTGAAATAAGAGcatgcaaattattttaaaactcACTACACGCttgaaaataaaggtgcttaaaaggttcttcacagcgatgccatagaagaacctcttttggttcctcaaagaagcTTTTAggtcaaaggttctt
Coding sequences within it:
- the castor2 gene encoding cytosolic arginine sensor for mTORC1 subunit 2, which gives rise to MELHILEHSLKVASIAKEGIQICTHGLIKLAFLPSKTRCKFFSLTETPEDYTIIVDEDGFKELPESEYLSVADATWLALNVVSGGGSATSSQPIGVTKIAKSVIAPLADHNISVFMLSTYQTDFILVRERDLPMVMHTLSAEFTLLRVVNGETVAANSTGVTNGFVKPKLVPRPIIHPLSSPSNMFCVTSLDPDTLPSVATLLMDVMFYSGGAKEAGGQSEDSGHIRFFSFSLIEGYISLVMDEQTTRRFPNNVLFTSASGELWKMVRIGGQPLGFDECGIVAQISEPLATADIPAYYISTFKFDHALVPEENIQSVIGALRTNESTGQ